A section of the Agrococcus sp. SGAir0287 genome encodes:
- a CDS encoding NAD-dependent succinate-semialdehyde dehydrogenase, translated as MQYQVVNPSTGETGEVHPTVTAEELESAIAGAWSAWSVLAAESVAERAARIAKVADLHEERVDELAAIIMREMGKPRSQATGEVEFAAAIYRWYADHAETLLADLPLETDDGRAVVRKSSIGPLLGIMPWNFPYYQVARFAGPNLIVGNPILLKHAPQCPESALAIHQIFADAGLPVGAYTNVFLSNEQAADVIADPRVRGVSLTGSERAGAAVAEVAGRNLKKAVLELGGSDPFILLSTDDLDQVVEDAVNARLDNTGQSCNAAKRFIVHEDLYDAFAEKMVAKMAEQEPGAPEDDLLLGPLSSKTAAERLEEQIEAAIAAGATALLRGASPHGPGGAHVGTTVLADIAPENPAYQQEFFGPVASLYKVSSEDEAIEVANATPFGLGSYVYTTDEEQASRLADRIDAGMVFVNAVLADEAGLPFGGVKRSGTGREMGVLGIEEFLNKKVVRLP; from the coding sequence ATGCAGTATCAGGTCGTCAACCCGTCCACGGGCGAGACCGGCGAGGTGCATCCCACCGTCACCGCCGAGGAGCTCGAGAGCGCCATCGCCGGCGCATGGAGCGCGTGGAGCGTGCTCGCCGCCGAGTCGGTCGCCGAGCGCGCGGCCCGCATCGCGAAGGTCGCTGACCTGCACGAGGAGCGCGTCGACGAGCTCGCCGCGATCATCATGCGCGAGATGGGCAAGCCCAGGAGCCAGGCGACGGGCGAGGTGGAGTTCGCTGCGGCGATCTACCGCTGGTACGCCGACCATGCCGAGACCCTGCTCGCCGACCTGCCGCTCGAGACCGACGACGGCCGCGCCGTCGTGCGCAAGTCGTCGATCGGGCCGCTGCTGGGCATCATGCCGTGGAACTTCCCGTACTACCAGGTGGCCCGCTTCGCCGGCCCGAACCTCATCGTCGGCAACCCCATCCTGCTGAAGCACGCGCCGCAGTGCCCCGAGTCGGCGCTCGCGATCCACCAGATCTTCGCCGATGCCGGCCTCCCGGTCGGCGCGTACACGAACGTCTTCCTCTCGAACGAGCAGGCGGCGGATGTCATCGCCGACCCGCGCGTGCGCGGCGTCTCGCTCACGGGCTCCGAGCGCGCCGGCGCGGCGGTCGCCGAGGTCGCCGGCCGCAACCTCAAGAAGGCCGTCCTCGAGCTCGGCGGCTCGGATCCGTTCATCCTGCTCTCGACGGACGACCTCGACCAGGTCGTCGAGGATGCGGTGAACGCGCGCCTCGACAACACGGGCCAGTCGTGCAACGCCGCGAAGCGCTTCATCGTGCACGAGGACCTCTACGACGCGTTCGCCGAGAAGATGGTCGCGAAGATGGCAGAGCAGGAGCCCGGCGCCCCCGAGGACGACCTGCTGCTCGGCCCGCTCTCGTCGAAGACCGCCGCCGAGCGTCTCGAGGAGCAGATCGAGGCCGCGATCGCCGCGGGTGCCACGGCGCTGCTGCGCGGGGCCTCCCCGCACGGCCCGGGCGGCGCGCACGTCGGCACGACGGTGCTCGCCGACATCGCGCCCGAGAACCCCGCCTACCAGCAGGAGTTCTTCGGCCCCGTCGCATCCCTCTACAAGGTCTCGAGCGAGGACGAGGCGATCGAGGTCGCCAACGCGACCCCGTTCGGCCTCGGCTCGTACGTCTACACGACCGACGAGGAGCAGGCGTCGCGCCTGGCCGACCGCATCGACGCCGGCATGGTCTTCGTCAACGCCGTGCTCGCCGACGAGGCCGGCCTGCCGTTCGGCGGCGTCAAGCGCTCGGGCACGGGCCGCGAGATGGGCGTGCTCGGCATCGAGGAGTTCCTGAACAAGAAGGTGGTGCGCCTGCCGTAG